The following coding sequences lie in one Brachionichthys hirsutus isolate HB-005 chromosome 15, CSIRO-AGI_Bhir_v1, whole genome shotgun sequence genomic window:
- the copb2 gene encoding coatomer subunit beta' — MLASLYNGSVCVWNHETQTLVKTFEVCDLPVRASKFVARKNWVVTGADDMQIRVFNYNTLERVHMFEAHSDYIRCIAVHPTQPYILTSSDDMLIKLWDWDKKWSCSQVFEGHTHYVMQIVINPKDNNQFASASLDRTIKVWQLGSSSPNFTLEGHEKGVNCIDYYSGGDKPYLISGADDRQVKIWDYQNKTCVQTLEGHAQNVSCVSFHPELPIIITGSEDGTVRIWHSSTYRLESTLNYGMERVWCVCGLRGSNNVALGYDEGSIIIKVGREEPAMSMDTNGKIIWAKHSEIQQANLKAMGDAEIKDGERLPLAVKDMGSCEIYPQTIQHNPNGRFVVVCGDGEYIIYTAMALRNKSFGSAQEFVWAHDSSEYAIRESSSIVKIFKNFKEKKSFKPDFGAEGIYGGFFLGVRSVNGLAFYDWENTELIRRIEIQPKHIFWSDSGELVCIATEESFFILRYMADKVAASQESNEGVTEDGIEDAFEVQGEIQGIVKTGLWVGDCFIYTSSVNRLNYYVGGEIVTIAHLDRTMYLLGYIPKDDRLYLGDKELNIVSYSLLVSVLEYQTAVMRRDFGMADKVLPTIPKEQRTRVAHFLEKQGFKQQALAVSTDSEHRFELALQLGELKIAYQLAVEAESEQKWKQLAELAISKCQFGLAQECLHHAQDYGGLLLLATASGNATMVGKLAEGAERDGKNNVAFMTYFLQGKLDQCLELLIRTNRLPEAAFLARTYLPSQVSRVVKLWRENLAKVNQKAADSLADPTEYENLFPGLKEAFAAESYLRESCLGTTRPAKDYPLVTLNEDRNILEEAQGYEPKGALIPPVSEASVESVPAAAAAAMSSLAEPAAPTALNTDEEEEEEEEEEEEIPAFPHQGNTLDELEVDLDNMELDDIDTTDVNLDDDFLDD; from the exons ATGCTGGCCAGTCTTTATAATGGCAGCGTCTGTGTGTGGAACCACGAAACACAG ACGCTTGTCAAGACATTTGAAGTATGCGACCTCCCTGTCAGAGCTTCCAAGTTTGTGGCAAGGAAGAACTGGGTCGTCACTGGAGCG GACGACATGCAGATCCGTGTGTTTAACTACAACACCCTGGAACGCGTCCACATGTTCGAGGCCCATTCCGACTACATCCGCTGCATCGCAGTCCATCCCACCCAGCCCTACATCCTCACCAGCAGCG aCGACATGCTGATCAAACTATGGGACTGGGACAAGAAGTGGTCGTGCAGCCAGGTGTTTGAGGGTCATACCCATTACGTCATGCAGATTGTCATCAACCCCAAGGACAACAACCAGTTTGCGAGTGCCTCCCTTGACAGGACGATTAAG GTTTGGCAGTTGGGCTCTTCATCTCCCAATTTCACCTTGGAGGGCCACGAGAAAGGTGTCAACTGCATTGACTACTACAGTGGCGGGGACAAGCCCTACCTCATCTCTGGGGCTGATGATCGCCAAGTCAAGATCTGGGACTACCAG AATAAGACCTGTGTTCAAACCCTGGAGGGCCATGCCCAGAATGTCTCTTGTGTTAGCTTCCACCCAGAGCTGCCCATCATCATCACTGGATCAGAGGACG GAACGGTGCGCATTTGGCATTCAAGCACGTACCGCTTGGAAAGCACTCTGAACTACGGCATGGAGagagtgtggtgtgtgtgtggcctcagGGGCTCCAACAATGTGGCGTTGGGCTACGATGAAGGCAGCATCATTATCAAA GTCGGTCGGGAGGAGCCGGCCATGTCTATGGACACCAACGGAAAGATCATCTGGGCTAAGCATAGTGAAATACAGCAAGCAAACCTGAAGGCAATGGGTGATGCTGAAATCAAGGATGGAGAGAGGCTGCCTTTGGCTGTCAAAGACATGGGCAGCTGTGAGATCTACCCCCAAACCATTCAGCATAACCCTAATGGAAG GTTTGTTGTGGTGTGTGGAGATGGAGAGTACATCATCTATACTGCAATGGCCTTGAGGAACAAGAGCTTTGGCTCAGCGCAGGAGTTTGTCTGGGCGCACGACTCGTCTGA ATATGCCATCAGAGAAAGCAGCAGCATTGTCAAGATCTTTAAAAacttcaaagaaaagaaatcttTCAAGCCAGACTTTGGAGCTGAAG GAATCTATGGAGGTTTCTTTCTCGGGGTGAGGTCCGTAAATGGCCTGGCATTTTATGACTGGGAAAACACGGAGCTGATCCGTCGCATTGAGATCCAGCCCAAACAC ATCTTCTGGTCGGATTCCGGTGAACTGGTCTGCATCGCTACGGAGGAGTCCTTCTTCATCCTGCGTTATATGGCAGATAAAGTGGCCGCCTCTCAAGAGAGCAACGAAGGCGTGACGGAGGACGGCATCGAGGACGCCTTTGAG GTCCAGGGAGAGATCCAGGGGATTGTGAAGACTGGGCTCTGGGTGGGAGACTGCTTCATCTACACCAGCTCTGTGAACAGACTCAACTATTATGTAGGAGGAGAGATCGTCACCATTGCTCACCTGGACAG AACCATGTACCTGCTGGGATACATACCAAAAGATGACCGCCTGTACCTGGGAGATAAGGAACTCAACATTGTGAGCTACTCCCTGCTGGTGTCTGTCCTGGAGTACCAGACTGCTGTGATGAGGAGGGACTTCGGAATGGCTGACAAGGTGCTACCCACAATTCCAAAGGAGCAGCGGACCAGAGTGGCGCATTTCCTGGAGAAACAG GGTTTCAAGCAGCAGGCGCTGGCTGTGTCTACAGACTCGGAGCACAGGTTCGAACTGGCATTGCAACTGGGAGAGTTGAAGATCGCCTATCAGCTGGCCGTCGAGGCAGAG TCGGAGCAGAAGTGGAAGCAACTGGCTGAGCTGGCGATCAGCAAGTGTCAATTCGGCCTGGCCCAGGAGTGTCTGCACCACGCCCAGGATTAcggcggcctcctcctccttgccaCAGCCTCCGGTAATGCCACTATGGTGGGCAAGCTGGCTGAGGGGGCAGAGAGGGATGGCAAGAACAACGTGGCCTTCATGACCTACTTCCTGCAGGGAaa GCTGGATCAATGTTTAGAGCTTCTGATCAGGACAAACCGACTGCCCGAAGCTGCCTTCCTGGCTCGCACATACCTGCCCAGTCAGGTGTCTCGCGTGGTCAAGTTGTGGAGGGAGAACCTGGCTAAGGTCAACCAAAAG GCGGCCGATTCCCTCGCAGACCCCACGGAGTATGAGAACCTGTTCCCCGGGCTGAAGGAAGCCTTTGCAGCCGAGTCTTACCTCAGAGAGAGCTGCTTGGGCACGACTAGGCCGGCCAAAGACTATCCTCTCGTCACG CTGAATGAAGACAGGAATATTCTTGAGGAAGCTCAAGGATACGAGCCCAAAGGAGCCCTCATTCCTCCTGTCTCTGAG GCGAGTGTTGAGTCAGTtcctgcagcagcggcagctGCGATGTCTTCACTGGCTGAGCCTGCTGCTCCAACAGCTTTGAAcacagatgaggaagaagaggaggaggaggaggaggaggaggaaatccCGGCATTCCCACACCAGGGAAAT ACTCTGGATGAACTTGAAGTGGACCTGGATAACATGGAGCTGGATGACATCGACACCACAGACGTTAACCTCGATGATGACTTCCTGGATGATTGA
- the rbp1.1 gene encoding retinol-binding protein 1.1, with product MSVDLHGYWRMISNDNFEEYLKALDVNVAIRKIAALLKPDKDITHDGDHVTIKTLSTFKNYNMDFYVGKEFEEDLSGVDDRKCMTTITWEGDKLVCVQKGEIEGRGWTHWVDGDELHLELRAAGVVSKQVFKKT from the exons ATGTCTGTAGACCTGCATGGATACTGGAGAATGATTTCCAATGATAACTTTGAAGAGTACCTGAAGGCCCTTG ACGTAAATGTTGCCATCAGGAAAATTGCCGCCTTATTAAAACCTGACAAGGACATCACTCATGACGGGGATCACGTAACCATCAAAACGCTCAGCACCTTCAAAAACTACAACATGGACTTCTACGTGGGCAAAGAGTTCGAGGAGGATCTGTCGGGAGTGGATGACAGGAAGTGCATG ACCACTATCACCTGGGAAGGAGACAAGCTGGTGTGTGTGCAGAAGGGAGAGATTGAAGGAAGGGGCTGGACCCACTGGGTGGATGGAGATGAGCTTCATTTG GAGTTAAGGGCTGCAGGAGTCGTTTCCAAGCAGGTATTCAAGAAGACATAA